Part of the Helicobacter sp. MIT 21-1697 genome is shown below.
TGATTTGCAAGACCGCTCAAATACCGAAGTGCTCGTGCATTTGATTATCAAAAAAGTCATTAAACTTTTAAAACATAAAAGTCATAATGAGATTCTCCAAATCCAAGAACAAGTCCAAGAGCGATATTTGCTTAATTGCAGCTTTTTTCAATCTTTGCCTGATTATTGGGGTCTAGGACAGCATTTTCCCATAATGCCGCTTGATAGGCTCAATCGCCGCCCAACTAGAAGCGCGAGTTTGTGGGATATTACTTGTGATTCTGATGGAGAAATTGCTTTTAATGCTACTCAACCGCTTTTTTTGCACGATGTTGATGTAACTAAAGAGGAGTATTTTTTAGGCTTTTTTCTTGTAGGCGCATATCAAGAGGTGCTAGGTATGCGACATAATCTTTTTACTCACCCTACTGAATTTAGCATTGAATTTGATGATGAGCTCAATAAAGGTTATGAGCTTACGCGTTTGATTGAGGCTCAAACGAGCTTAGATGTGCTTGATGATTTAGATTATGATACCAAAGAGATTGAACGCCGATTAAAACAGCACATTGAAGAGAATCATAATCTTGATGAAGAGGGTAAAAAAGAAATGCTCGGGCAACTCTATGTAATGCTAAGCGAAAATGGGTATTTACGCACTATTGCTACCAAAGGAAGAGATTAATGAGTTTATGGAGCATTATCAAAGAGGATTTTCATATTATTAAGCAAAAAGACCCTGCACTCAATAAGAGTATAGAGTTATTTTTTAATTATCCGGGGCTCATTGCATTGGTGCATTATCGCATAGCTCATCGTTTTCATAAGGCTGGATTCAAAGTGTTGGCGCGTATTTTAATGGGGCTTACAGGTTTTATAACAAATGTGGATATTCACCCTGCAGCTATCATTGGCAGACGCGTATTTATTGATCACGCCACAGGGGTAGTCATTGGTGAGACAGCCGAAGTGGGCAATGATGTGATGATTTATCAGGGCGTTACGCTTGGAGGCACGAGTCTTGATAAAGTCAAGCGCCACCCTACAATAGAAGATGGTGTAGTTATTGGAGCAGGTGCGAAGATTCTAGGTAATATAAGAATTGGCGCAAATGCCAAAATTGGCGCAAATTCTGTTGTGATTAAAGATGTGCCACCAGATTGCACCGCAGTTGGAATCCCTGCAAGAGTGATTGTGAAAGGTCGCGCACAAGGAATTAATGCAATTAATAAGTTGCCCGATATTGATAGGGCATTATTTGAATATTTGTTTAAGCGTTTGCAGATTCTAGAATCTGCTCAAGATGAGCGCAATAGCACAAAGCTTAAGGTAGAGCTTGAAAGCCTTGATGAGCTTTATGCACATTTCTTGCAGTCTCTTAAAGGTTAAGATTGCAAAAGAAAAATATCAAATGGATAGTGTTTGCCGCTATTTTTAAGGTCTAAATACGCATCAATGAGTTTATATTCGCCTTTAGCGTGAGAACGATGTCTCTCTTTTGCTTTATCAATCATTTCAAGCTCAAAGAGCACATAAAAGAATGCCATTTCTGCCTTCTCATCATTATCTGCACATTCTTCAAAAAATTTTATCCATTCATTGGGTGTAAGCACCCCTTTACTCTCTCTTGCATATTGGATATATTCCATTGCATCACTTCCTACATTTTTAAGAGCCTCTCTCATATTTTCAACATTGATGTTTTGAGGGTATTTGAGATAGATTCTAAACATTTCTTGCGCAAGTGCTTTATCAATGCTAAGGTGAGGGAGTTGCGAGAGAAGTTTATCAAGCTCTTTTGGTTGAGCATTTTTTAAAATTTCAAGCACAGCGTGGCGTTTAAGCTCATCAGGATATTCTTCGCTTAAAACATTAAATCCAAATTTATAATTTGCGTTGATTTTATTTTTAAGATTTTGGATATTAAATTTGTTTTCGCGGTTTAAATGATAGCTTTTGAGCTCTACGACTTTGCCACTCATTACATCTTTATAATTCTCAAATAATGTGTCAATTTTACGATTAAAGCTTTCCATAGAATCTAATCGTGGTTTGAGATAGAATCTTTGCAATATTTTAGAGAGGTCTCCAAAGGCTTTGCGCTTATACACACGATTTTTGATAGGTTGATTAAGGGCTTGTTCATTAATTTGTGTAAGGAGTTTGTCATAATCATTTTTGCGGTGATAATCCTCTATCACATCTTTTGCCCAAGCTGAAGCAAAAAATACCAAAGTAGCCACGAAAAATATACATACAATACCCATAATCCATACTGCCACAGGCAAAGTAATCTCCGCTGAACTGAAGGGAAGTGTATAAGTGTAGTTTTGGGATTGCAGACTATAAATATAGAGCCCACACACTAACATAAATACTATTGAAAAAATCACATAATATTTTAATTTCATTATCGCTCCTTTTTTTGGGTTTGTTCAAATAACTCACGGCAGTTTATACAATATTTTGCGTGAGGTTTGACTTTGAGACGCTCCACATCAATTTCATCATCACACATTTCACACACTCCAAATATACCATCTTTGATTTTTTGCAACGCTTTGCGAATATCTTTTACCTCATCTTTGTATAGATCAATCATACCCATTTCAAGACTGCCTTGTAAGCCAGCACCTACAATATCACCTTCGTCTTTATGATGAGCGTCTTGAATATTTTTGATAGAAGTGTTTTTGCTATCAATATTAGCACAGAGCTTACTTAAACGTTCATTGAGAAGTGTCTCAAAAAAAGTATAATCAATCATAAATCCTCCTTATTTGTGGTATGGGTGAGAATGTAAAATGCTTAATGCCCGATAGATTTGTTCGCATAGCACGAGTTTAGCAATTTTATGACTCAAGGTCATTGCGCTTAAACTCACGCCTTTGCCTAATCGCACGAATGATTCTTCAAAGCCAAAGGCTCCACCAATAAAAAATTGAATGATGTGTTGAGATTCTAGAAGTTTAGCAAAATTTTGAGAATCATAATTGTATCCTTTGGGGTGCAAAATGAGATTGAATGCCCTAGGAAGTGAGATATAGGGGAGAAAAGTTTGTGTGTAAGATTGCTGCGCTTTTGCGCTTGATATTTTTTGCGCTTTAAGCACGGCTTGAGGAAGTAAGTCAAAAATTTGTATTTCTACACCAAACTGCTTACATTGCATACATAGCTCCTCTTGTAATGCTTGATATTTTGCATCTTTTTTAGCTATAGAATAAATGTTGATTTGCATAATTTGGATTAAGCATTTTGCTTATATCGCTCAAGGTTTGTTTTAAATCTTTCCGATGCACTACCATATCAATAAGCCCGTGCTCAAGCAAAAACTCTGCTGTTTGGAATCCCTCTGGTAAATCTGCACCAATAGTTTGTTTAATAACACGCGGTCCTGCAAATCCAATAATTGCGCCCGGTTCGGCAATGATAATATCTCCTAAAAATGCAAATGATGCGCTTACTCCACCAAATGTCGGGTCAAGAAGCACAGAAATAAAAGGCAGTTTTGCTTCAGAGAGTTTGTTTAATGCAGCAGAGGTTTTTGCCATTTGCATCAGTGAAAAAGTAGATTCTTGCATACGCGCCCCACCGCTTGTAGAGAGAATCACAAGTGTTTGTTTTTTAGCAACTGCCCTATCAATGGCTCGCACAATTTTTTCACCCTCTACTGAACCCAAAGAACCACCCATAAAAGCAAAATCAAAAAGCACAAGCTGCATTTCTATCCCACCCACAAGCGCCTCTCCTGCGATGACTGAACTTGCTCGCCCTGTTTTTTCCTCACTCTCTTGAATGCGTTTTTTATAGCTTTTTTTATCTACAAACTCAAGCGGGTCAATAGGGCGCAAATCTTTATCAATTTCAATGAAGGTATCCTTATCACAAAGCATTTCTATGCGCTCTTGTGCGGAGATTCTAAAATGATAGTTACATTTAGGGCAGATATGGGATTGTGAAAAGACTTCTTTATAATACATCATTGAGTTGCAGCTGGGACATTTGAGCCAATGGTTAGGCACATCAATTTTTGTTCCTGCTTCTTTGCTTTCTTCTTTCTTTGCTTTAAATAAATCACTCAAGCCCATTTTTATCCTTTATGAGTTATTAAATTGTAAATAATATCAAAAATATGTTTATCTTTACTTATAAGGGTAAAATTGTTTGTGTGTAAATGATGTAATTGCTTACACAAAAACAATCCAGCCTTGCTATCAAACTTGCGAATATTGCCAAGAAAAAGCATAAAATTTACCTCATAAGATTTTGCGATAGAGAGCGCACTTGCCCCTAAAGAGCGGAATTTTAAATGATTTTCATAAAGCAATGTAGCAAAGTGAGGATTGCAATATGCTTTTTCAAAAATACCACATTTACCCAAAGGAGTAGGATTAAGCGGCATAAAGCAGGATTCCCCTTGCTGAATATAAGATTCTATGGAGAATCTAAAAGGTTTATCTCCAAGATGAGCAAAGCCCTCTTTGGCACAAAAGTTAAATATCACTGCTTCTTTGACTTTGTCATTTGCATCACATAAGGCAAGAGATGAGCCATAATAAGGAATGTGTGAAAGGAAATTATCGCTCCCATCAAGCGGGTCAAGGACGATGCAATCATTCCCTACACCATTTATAAAGCCACTTTCTTCAGAATCTATATTTGCTAGTGGAATGAGATATTCCGCGTAAATCTGCTCACTCAGTAAATCTGCACCAATACTTTTATCGCCTCCAGCACCAATACTATGGGTGATATAGAGTGCCTTATTTTTTTCTTCTAAAGCAAGAATGATTTTGTGTGTGGCTAAAATTGCCTTATGCAAAAACTCGCTCAATGCCTACCTCATCACTTATGAATTTAGGTTAGAATTATGCTCTGAATTTTCTTAAATTAAGGATAGAAGTGCAAGGCTATATTTTACATATGCAAAAAATGCGCACAGAAGATATGATTGTGAAGATTCTCACCCCCACACATATAAAAACACTTTATAGATTCTATGGTGCGCGTCATAGTATTATTAACCTAGGGCGCAAAATTGATTTTGAGGAAGAAAACCAAATAGGTTTTTTGCCAAAGCTTAAACATATTTTGCATCTTGCGTATAAGTGGGAGCTTGAAAACGAGCGCTATTATATATGGCAACATTTTATTAAGCTTTTGCACACGCATTTATTTGATGTGTATGATATTGATGAGTTTTATTTTCAACTTCTTGAAGAGGGGGCACAAAAGATTCATTTTCAGAATCCTAAACGCGTAGCTCTTGAAATGTATGCTCAATTACTTTATTTTGAAGGCAGAGCACATCAGGATATGCAACACACACAAGTATGCTTTGTGTGTCAAGAATCTCTTACAGAACATATTGCTTTGGGCAGAGCTTTTCTTTTTGCACACCAATCTTGTATAGGTGGGAAAACATTTCGGGCAGAACGAATTTTGCATTTTTTGCAAAAACAGAGCACAATTTTGCTTGAAAATGTAGAAGTTGATGAATTATGGGAAATTTTGGGACTTGGATTGTAAAAATTACCTTTAATTTAAGCTTAATTAAGAATTTTTCAAGTTTTATTACTACAAAATGTCAGAGCGTTAAACGCACATCTTAAAATTAAAATATCCGAAAGGAGGCACAATATGTCATACGCAAGTAATGTTCTTAACAAACTTAAGGAACAATATCCTTCACAGATACTTTTTCATCAAGCTGTGGAGGAGGTTTTTCAATCCCTAGAACCGGCTCTCCAAAAGGATAAGAAATATGAATCTTATGCGATACTTGAGCGCCTCACAATGCCAGATAGAGAAATCCATTTTCGTGTAAGTTGGATTGATGATAATGGCAAAATCCAAACAAACAGAGCTTATCGTATTGAGTTTAACTCTGCGATTGGACCATATAAAGGCGGATTGCGATTTCACCCAAGTGTAAATGAGGGTGTGATCAAGTTTTTGGGATTTGAACAGATTCTCAAAAATTCTCTTACAACTCTCGCTATGGGCGGTGGTAAGGGCGGAAGTGATTTTGACCCAAAAGGTAAAAGCGAAGGTGAAATAATGCGATTTTGTCAAGCTTTTATGAATGAGCTTTATCGTCATATTGGTGCAACTACTGATGTCCCAGCAGGAGATATTGGTGTGGGTGGCAGAGAGATAGGTTATCTTTTTGGACAATATCGCAAACTTACAAATTGTTTTGAGGGTGTTTTTACAGGTAAAGCACTTTCTTGGGGCGGTAGCCTTGTGCGCACAGAAGCAACAGGTTATGGTTGTGTATATTTTGCTCAAGAAATGCTTAAAGCTAGAGGTGAAAGCTTAGAGGGCAAGGTTTGTAGTGTTTCAGGTGCGGGTAATGTTGCTATTTATACGATTGAAAAACTTCAACAACTTGGCGCTATTCCTGTTACTGCAAGCGATTCTCAAGGTATGATTTACGATAAAGAAGGTATTGATTTGGCATTACTTAAAGAAATTAAAGAAGTCAAACGTTTAACACTTGCAGAATATGCCAAAGCAAGACCTCAAGCAGTTTATACAAAAGTAAGCGATTATCCAAAAGATAGTAATCCTGTGTGGGCTATTCCTTGTTTTGCAGCATTCCCAAGTGCTACACAAAATGAGCTTAATGGTAATGATGCTAAAACATTGCTTAGCAATGGTTGCAAATGTGTGAGCGAAGGTGCAAATATGCCCTCAACCATTGAAGCTGTGCATCAGTTTCTTAATGCGAAAATCTGCTATGGACCGGGTAAAGCTGCAAATGCAGGCGGAGTGGCAGTAAGTGGTTTAGAAATGGCACAAAATGCAAGTATGAATCCTTGGAGTTTTGAAGTTGTAGATGCTCATTTACACAAAATTATGGAAAGTATCTACGCAAACGCAAGTGAAACTGCAAAAGAATTTGGTGAGCCTACAAATTTAGTGCTTGGGGCAAATATCGCTGGATTTAGAAAAGTCGCTGGAGCAATGATAGACCAAGGCGTGATTTAAGCCTGCAATCCTGCTTGCAGATTCTAAATCGTAGGATTTAGAATCTGCTTATCTAATTGCTTTTTGTGGAATCAACAAATTTTAATGCCTTTTTTACACAGCAGATTCTAGAATCTATGGTTGCTTTGTAAGTCTTGCAAATCCCGCGCTTGATTGCCTTAAAAAGCACTTAAATTTATCTCAATCTCTTTTTATTCTCAAGTTATAAGGCTTAATGTTGCACTTGTTTTCTTTTGTTACTTTCAAGCTGAATATACAATTTGTTTTTTTTGTATTCTACCCTTTGTAAAAATTAAAAAAAGGAGTAAAGATGAATTGTATCAATCACAATGATGTCGTAGCCGTTGGCTCGTGTGGTAAGTGTAATGTAAATAAGTCAAATCACTCAAAAGCGCATTATTTGGTCTGTGATATTGGTTATTGGGGCGGCTTTAGCCATTTTTGGTTACTATGGTGGCTCTGGTTATGTTGTTATGGGCATTTTGGTGTGGAGCTGTGCGGGGTTTAGCGATAGAGCGTTAGCAAGGGCTAATCAATCTGTTGAGGACGCACATTACAATGCATTGTCTCGCCATAGGATGGAAAGTGATGGTGGCTATTTGATAGGATCTATAATAGGCAAAGTCATCGTGTGGCTAGTGAAAGGCATATTCTTTCCCATTGTGTATTAATCTTTATGATTACAGGCAGCAAAAAGCTAAAAGATGAACTTGCTACTACGCAGGAGGCTAGAAGCATACTTGTAGATCAAATGCAAAAACAATAAACAATGAGGGTAAGTAAAAGGGCTAAATATCAAAAGCAGAGCTACTTTATATTCTGTTGCTTCTGCTTACATTAAATCCCGCTAACTGCAACGCCTTTTTACACAGCGATGAAAGCGGTTTAGAATCTAGCTCTTGAGACGAGAAAAAGTAGAGATTTGTGTGCGGCATAGACTGCTTTAATATAGCTAGATTCTTAGAATCAAGTTTATATACATTTGCAGTAATGGCGTATTTTGTATAGTGATGTTTAAAGCTCCCGCATTTTTTATAGTATTTTTCATCGTTTGTAATGTTCTCTAGCTCAATGTTTGGGAGATTGTATAAGCCTTGATACAAAGCATTTTTGCCCTCTTTTTTATCTTCATATATAAAGGCGATTTTGCCTTTTTTATCCACATAGATGGCAAGATGGAGTGTAAGTGGCTCTAAAATGGATTTTTTGGGTGTTGGGTAGAGGGCGGGATTTGCCTGCCCCTTGCAAATATTACGCACAGGGCAGAGCAGGCAAGCAGGATTTTTGGGCGTGCAAATCATCGCCCCCACATCAAGCAGGGCTTGATTATAATCAAAGCTCCTTGTGGAATCTAAAAGAAGCGCGGCAAGCTCGTCTAAAAGCCTCTCTTTTGGGTTTTCAAGGGCGAAGATTCTACACAACACACGCCGAATATTTCCATCTACAAAACTCATACTTTGCCTAAAGCCAAAGCACAAAATTGCCCCCGCAGTATATTTGCCTATGCCCGGTAAGCTTATAAGCTCTGCATAAGTTTGTGGTAACGCATTATTAAATTTTTCACAACAAATACGAGCACTTTTTTGCATATTTCTTACGCGTGTATAGTAGCCTAGCCCCTCCCAAAGTTTGAGCAGCGATTCTTCTTGAGCATTTGCAAGAGAGGTAAGTGTGGGAAATGCTTTCATAAAGGGAATATAGTAAGATTCTAGCACTCTTTTCACTTGTGTTTGTTGTAGCATAATCTCGCTTACATATACGCCATAGGGAGCATTTTCTCCGCTTAAGTTGCGCCAAGGGAGAGAGATTCTGCCGTGCTTTTTATACCAATGAAGAATATTTGCTCGCCAAGTTTGTGCTATTTGGGTAGCTTTGTCGTGTAGTTGTAACATTTTCATAATATAAATTATAGCTTAAAATTTAAAAATGAGTAAAAACATCAAAAAATAAACTATTATTTTACTTATTTGTCTTTGAACTCAGTAATTTTTATTAAGAAGTGTGATACAATTTGCGCACAAAATTTTAATTTAAGGTATGGCTATGAAACCCAAGA
Proteins encoded:
- the accD gene encoding acetyl-CoA carboxylase, carboxyltransferase subunit beta, with the translated sequence MGLSDLFKAKKEESKEAGTKIDVPNHWLKCPSCNSMMYYKEVFSQSHICPKCNYHFRISAQERIEMLCDKDTFIEIDKDLRPIDPLEFVDKKSYKKRIQESEEKTGRASSVIAGEALVGGIEMQLVLFDFAFMGGSLGSVEGEKIVRAIDRAVAKKQTLVILSTSGGARMQESTFSLMQMAKTSAALNKLSEAKLPFISVLLDPTFGGVSASFAFLGDIIIAEPGAIIGFAGPRVIKQTIGADLPEGFQTAEFLLEHGLIDMVVHRKDLKQTLSDISKMLNPNYANQHLFYS
- the recO gene encoding recombination protein RecO produces the protein MQGYILHMQKMRTEDMIVKILTPTHIKTLYRFYGARHSIINLGRKIDFEEENQIGFLPKLKHILHLAYKWELENERYYIWQHFIKLLHTHLFDVYDIDEFYFQLLEEGAQKIHFQNPKRVALEMYAQLLYFEGRAHQDMQHTQVCFVCQESLTEHIALGRAFLFAHQSCIGGKTFRAERILHFLQKQSTILLENVEVDELWEILGLGL
- the gdhA gene encoding NADP-specific glutamate dehydrogenase; this translates as MSYASNVLNKLKEQYPSQILFHQAVEEVFQSLEPALQKDKKYESYAILERLTMPDREIHFRVSWIDDNGKIQTNRAYRIEFNSAIGPYKGGLRFHPSVNEGVIKFLGFEQILKNSLTTLAMGGGKGGSDFDPKGKSEGEIMRFCQAFMNELYRHIGATTDVPAGDIGVGGREIGYLFGQYRKLTNCFEGVFTGKALSWGGSLVRTEATGYGCVYFAQEMLKARGESLEGKVCSVSGAGNVAIYTIEKLQQLGAIPVTASDSQGMIYDKEGIDLALLKEIKEVKRLTLAEYAKARPQAVYTKVSDYPKDSNPVWAIPCFAAFPSATQNELNGNDAKTLLSNGCKCVSEGANMPSTIEAVHQFLNAKICYGPGKAANAGGVAVSGLEMAQNASMNPWSFEVVDAHLHKIMESIYANASETAKEFGEPTNLVLGANIAGFRKVAGAMIDQGVI
- the dksA gene encoding RNA polymerase-binding protein DksA is translated as MIDYTFFETLLNERLSKLCANIDSKNTSIKNIQDAHHKDEGDIVGAGLQGSLEMGMIDLYKDEVKDIRKALQKIKDGIFGVCEMCDDEIDVERLKVKPHAKYCINCRELFEQTQKKER
- the rlmH gene encoding 23S rRNA (pseudouridine(1915)-N(3))-methyltransferase RlmH; translated protein: MQINIYSIAKKDAKYQALQEELCMQCKQFGVEIQIFDLLPQAVLKAQKISSAKAQQSYTQTFLPYISLPRAFNLILHPKGYNYDSQNFAKLLESQHIIQFFIGGAFGFEESFVRLGKGVSLSAMTLSHKIAKLVLCEQIYRALSILHSHPYHK
- the mutY gene encoding A/G-specific adenine glycosylase; the protein is MKMLQLHDKATQIAQTWRANILHWYKKHGRISLPWRNLSGENAPYGVYVSEIMLQQTQVKRVLESYYIPFMKAFPTLTSLANAQEESLLKLWEGLGYYTRVRNMQKSARICCEKFNNALPQTYAELISLPGIGKYTAGAILCFGFRQSMSFVDGNIRRVLCRIFALENPKERLLDELAALLLDSTRSFDYNQALLDVGAMICTPKNPACLLCPVRNICKGQANPALYPTPKKSILEPLTLHLAIYVDKKGKIAFIYEDKKEGKNALYQGLYNLPNIELENITNDEKYYKKCGSFKHHYTKYAITANVYKLDSKNLAILKQSMPHTNLYFFSSQELDSKPLSSLCKKALQLAGFNVSRSNRI
- a CDS encoding inositol monophosphatase family protein, producing the protein MSEFLHKAILATHKIILALEEKNKALYITHSIGAGGDKSIGADLLSEQIYAEYLIPLANIDSEESGFINGVGNDCIVLDPLDGSDNFLSHIPYYGSSLALCDANDKVKEAVIFNFCAKEGFAHLGDKPFRFSIESYIQQGESCFMPLNPTPLGKCGIFEKAYCNPHFATLLYENHLKFRSLGASALSIAKSYEVNFMLFLGNIRKFDSKAGLFLCKQLHHLHTNNFTLISKDKHIFDIIYNLITHKG
- the cysE gene encoding serine O-acetyltransferase, whose product is MSLWSIIKEDFHIIKQKDPALNKSIELFFNYPGLIALVHYRIAHRFHKAGFKVLARILMGLTGFITNVDIHPAAIIGRRVFIDHATGVVIGETAEVGNDVMIYQGVTLGGTSLDKVKRHPTIEDGVVIGAGAKILGNIRIGANAKIGANSVVIKDVPPDCTAVGIPARVIVKGRAQGINAINKLPDIDRALFEYLFKRLQILESAQDERNSTKLKVELESLDELYAHFLQSLKG